The following coding sequences are from one Heptranchias perlo isolate sHepPer1 chromosome 13, sHepPer1.hap1, whole genome shotgun sequence window:
- the LOC137331003 gene encoding succinate receptor 1-like has protein sequence MAMNNTCSDINPQLEKYYLSTMYAMQFFFGLVGNLSVIWGYIFCLKEWKCSNIYLFNLSITDLTFICTLPMLVVYYGSGNRWTFGPVMCALNRYILHTNMYTSILFLTCISFDRYLLVRNPLKLHSFQKKCNAVIICVSIWVFVTLELVPIFTFISADDISSTDNNTFVQCSDFASSGNASRNLIYSMYLTVFGFFLPYCIMSIFYIQTARALKKIKQQRTKIRVEKPLTLVILAIGIFITFFTPYHIMRNVRLASRMKGVSMSECGKLVVKAVYSLTRPIAFLNSVTNPVFYFMLGDNFREQFFNKLKATFLRKPELSDRKKPAPPDPLG, from the exons ATG gcAATGAACAACACATGCTCAGACATCAACCCACAGCTGGAGAAGTATTACCTTTCAACCATGTATGCAATGCAGTTCTTTTTCGGACTTGTAGGCAACCTCTCTGTGATATGGGGCTATATATTCTGTCTGAAGGAATGGAAGTGCAGCAACATCTACCTTTTCAATCTTTCCATCACAGACCTGACATTCATTTGCACGCTTCCCATGCTCGTAGTCTACTATGGCAGCGGGAACAGGTGGACTTTTGGTCCGGTAATGTGCGCGTTAAATAGATACATCCTTCACACCAACATGTACACGAGCATTTTGTTTCTCACATGCATCAGTTTCGATCGGTACCTGCTGGTGAGGAACCCGCTAAAGCTTCACTCCTTTCAGAAAAAGTGCAATGCCGTTATCATCTGTGTCAGTATCTGGGTGTTTGTTACACTGGAGTTAGTTCCCATATTCACTTTTATCAGTGCTGATGATATCAGTAGCACAGACAATAACACTTTCGTCCAGTGCTCTGATTTCGCCAGCTCGGGAAATGCCTCCCGGAATCTGATTTACAGTATGTACCTCACAGTTTTTGGGTTTTTCCTGCCATACTGCATTATGTCCATCTTCTACATCCAGACCGCACGCGCCCTGAAGAAAATAAAGCAACAGCGCACCAAGATTCGGGTGGAAAAGCCCCTCACGTTGGTCATATTGGCCATTGGCATTTTCATCACATTCTTCACCCCTTATCACATAATGCGCAATGTCCGCCTTGCTTCTAGAATGAAGGGCGTCAGCATGTCGGAGTGTGGCAAGTTAGTTGTAAaggctgtttactctctcactagGCCTATAGCTTTCCTCAACTCAGTTACAAACCCCGTTTTCTATTtcatgctgggggacaatttcaGGGAGCAATTTTTCAACAAACTGAAAGCCACCTTCTTAAGAAAGCCGGAGCTCTCCGATCGAAAGAAGCCAGCTCCACCAGACCCACTGGGCTAA